TTTACCATTGATAAAAGTATTTAAAGCTAATGGTGTTCTCAATAAATTTACTTGAGTAATAATCTGTGCCATTTCTCCATCCGTTAAAGGACAGCCATTAAGAACATCTTTTTCTTTATTGCTATCAAATAAAATATTTGCCCAGTTTTTTATTAAATCTTCCTCAGTAGGATACTTAATAACATCAGTTTCCCAACCGCATTCAGACCAAAGCAAATTAACAACAGCTTCTTCAAATTTTAATTCATCATTAAAAGGCATATTCTTTCCACCTCTCTATATGAACATCTTGTTCAACATGGATTTCTTTATATTTTGCAGCTTTTCTAGCTTACGCTGATGAAGGGTGATAAGGTGGTCCATATACCAGAAGAAAAAACCTATCTGCTTCTGCTCGCTGACATTATATGTTGTAATGCAGTTGGCTTCTGCTAAAATACTAAAATATCTTTTATACCCTTCGTTCTGTGGCTTGTACTTTTCTAACAACGATAGTAAATAATATCCATCGGTATATTGCTGTCCCTTAACTATGCGAACACCGTCCGTTGCAACAAAAAATGGACGATGTGGTTTATATAGCGACAAAGTATGGTCACCAAAAATCACTACATCTTTATAATCACCACAAGGTGTTCCATTGGCTAAACCAATGACAGGTTCATTGCCTTGTTGAATAATTTCGTATTTACCATCCGCTTCCGGCACTTTAAGAAATTGTTTAAACGGAAGTGTTTGGAGTAACTCCCCCAACTTACACTGTTCCCAAGGGTCAGTGAAACCTGAAAAACGGATTTCAGGAACGAGTTTGCCATTTTTAGGGAACATCTTATCTAACATCGCTTTTTTAAAAGTTTTTAGCTTTTCTAACTTACGCTGATGAAGGGTGATAAGGTGGTCGATGCTTTCAAAAAACTCCCCTATCTTCTCATGTTCAGCTTTTTGAGGCAGCACAACAGGGAAATTCACGAGTATATTTTGATTAAGATGTTTTATAGTTCCACCAGTAGCTTTCTGCCCAACATAATCCATCAAAAAAGGTGCCTTCAAGTACTGGAATAAGTATTTACCATCGACATAATCTTCATCTATTATCTCAACATTAAACACACCTGCATTAAGCGTTGCTGGCAACTCCAAACCTTGAACAAAAGCGACTTTTCCTAATGTTCCGTCCTTGGTAATAAGTATACTTCCATTCTGTATTTGTATATGAGGATCCTGATTATATCTTTCCTTTTCGACATAATGACAGGTAGAGTAGTTTATTCTCCCATCATCGAAATCTGTTCCAGTGATAAGCATATAATCTCCCTGGTCTAAAAACTCTGATGTACGAAGATTTTGCCAACCGATCCTTGCATGCATTGTTGCTATCTCGGATAACTTACGCTGTTCCCAAGGGTCAGTAAAACCTGAAAAACGGATTTCAGGAACCATCTTTCTATTCTCCATCTTCTTCACCTCTTAGGAGTTTTTTAAATTCTAATATACCCTTGATATCATAGTCATTCCCGGTAAGGTTTGAAAGCATTTCAGATAAAGCATTTTCTGATTCATCAATCTGTCGAGATATATCATGCATTGTAATTTCGTATTTTTTAGTTAAATATTCAAGTTTCTTTAAATACTGGTTTATAACTTCTTTACCAAGTCCAATAAGTGATTGACACAATGGATCAATCCACTTTTTCTGTAGTAATTCTCTAACTTCTGTGTCGGAAAGGTTCTCAATCTTTGATATTGTCTCAGACTCGAGGTTCTCCTCCAAATCTTTGATATCCTTTTTGAGTTTCTTCATTCTATTATTAATATCATCAATTTTTATAATGATACTTTCATAGGAACCATCCTCAAAAATTGCACCATTTTTTTGTTCTTTTTTCAATTTTGAGAAAACAACATTAAGTTTTTTAGACACTACTTCTCCATCATCATCTACGAGTTCTGCTTTATCATTAGGATCGATTGCATCAAATAATTCATCCTTTTCATTCTTTTCAGAATCCAAATTTGAAATCAGATTTTCAAGTTTACTTTTTTCTTCTTTAAAATAAATTGCCTGAATTAGTTCGAATGGTAATATTCTGCCAATCCAACCTTCCTGTTTTTCATATAATTCATTTGTTTTACTATTTTTCTTTATTACCATCTTTGGATCAACTGCTCTAGCAGCCAATATGCCATCTTTTTGAAGAATCTCTAAATCTAAAGATATTGTTGTCCAATTATCATCAAAAATCTGATATGCACTATAATAATCTACCAATGGTATTTTACGTATAATCTTCTTCAGTTCTTCTGCTATTACAGACTCTTCCCTAGCAATTATTACTTTAGAATAATTATCAATTAACCTACTTGAAAGATACGATGGAAATGTATTAAATGCTGTTTTACATTCATCTAAATAAAACTTAACCTCTTTATTTTTTAACGTAACCTTTCTAATATCATCAGTAATAATTTGTGAGTATGGAATTTCACTGTCTGCAAATAACTCTGATTTCAAAGAAGGGAATGAACTCCACAATTGGTTTAATTCCACTAATTCATTGTTAGGTATTCCACCGAACATTGTTGCATAAATATCCCACTTCTCTTGTGATTCGCTTGAATCCACGTAGCGAGGAATATTTAGATTATAATCATTTTCTTCTATCTCTTTTTTCTCAACTAATCTTGAGTAACCATCTATAGTTTCCCTGTTAATAGCAGTATCAACTATTTTTCGAACATCTTGTGCTCTTAATTTATTCTTATTTCCATCTTTAGCAAATCCTTTTGAAGCATCAATAAATAACACGTCGTTTGTATTTCTTTGCTTCTTAAGAATAATTATTATTGTAGGAATTCCTGTACCAAAGAACATATTTGCAGGAAGACCAATTATAGTTTCTATATTGCTTCTTTCAATTAAATTTTTTCTTATAATTCCTTCATCACCGCCTCTAAACAAAACACCATGAGGCATAACAATTGCCATAATACCATCTGACTTGAGATGATATAAGTTATGAAGTAGAAAAGCATAATCCGCTTTTGATTTCGGTGCAATGCCATAGTCATCGAATCTTTTATCATTATCAGCATCATCATTCTTCCATGATTGTGAATAAGGTGGATTTGAGCAGCAACCATCAACAAAAACAGGATAGTATGTACGTTCCTTATCATTCTCATCAAAAAATGGCCAATCATTAACAAGTGTATCTCCATTTCTAACAATAACATTATCAGGTAATATATCATGCATAATTAGATTCATTCTTGTAAGGTTATACGTCTCTAGTATTAATTCTTGTGCATAGTATTTTATTTTATTAGGATTATCAACATATCTAGCTACTGATTTACCAATGTTAATAAGTAATGAACCTGAACCAGAAGTTGGATCGTATATACTAATCTCATTTCTATCCTTTAAATGATTAGCTATTATTTCACTCATTATGATAGATGCTTCATGTGGTGTATAAAACTCTCCAGCTTTTCCCGCATTAGCCGCAAAATTCTTTAAAAGAAATTCATAAACAAAACCTAATACATCATAATCTTGACTTCCATCAACCGGAATTTGTTGAATTAGATTAAGAAGTTTTCTTATAGCTTTTGTTCTTTCTGAATCACCAGTACCAAAATCATTTAGTCCACTATTAAGTGCATCAAAAATTGAATCATAAACTTTCCTATAATTAGATCCAATGTGTCTATTAAATGCTGACAATGCTGTTCGAACATCTGCAATTGTAAAATCAGATCCCTGATTAATCCAATATGAGAACAAATTCTTATTTTCAATAAAATAACCTATATTATCCTCACAGTTTTTTACAGTATCTTCATCATCTTCTGTTAATTCACTAAAACCTTCATCAAAATATAGTTTTTCTTTTAAGTACCTTTCTTCTTTTTCAGATAAATACTTATAGAAAATCAAGCCAAGCATATAGTCCTTATATGAACTTGCTGAAACCTTTCCTCTTAATTCATTTGCACCTGCCCAAATTTTTGATGCTAATTCTTGCTTATTCATACCTCTTTATCCTCCTTATTATTTTTCACAACTTCCATGATGTCTGAAACATCACAATCTAAAGCTTTACAAATCTTGACTAAAATATCAGTAGTAACATTACCGTTCTTTCCAAGCTTAGCTAAAGTCCCCGTACTTAAGCCAGCTGATTCTAACAAGTCCATCTTACTCATATTTTTATCAATTAGAAGTTTCCAAAGCTTTTTGTATGAAACACTCATATTTCACCCCCGAAATAATCTTTCTACTGATGAAAGAATAGCACTTTTATATATGAAATACCAATATATTTTTATTTTCATGAAAGTTTACTCTACAATATGAAAAATACTTAAATTATAAATCTTGCAAAAATTTATATTATAAATTAAACATTAATTACTATATTAAGAATCTTATACATGCATGCATAAAATAGTTAAACCACCATCTTGAAATCTTCAAAATATATTTAGTCTTAAAATTAAAACAGCAAAGATCACCTCTCTGCTGTCTTTTCTCTATTGAGTTTTTATTTTACTTATATACTTATTTTGCAAGTAAGATACGATCATCAGCCAGATTACTTCCTGTATTTGCATGGAAGCGTTCCATTAGGTCATATACTGACATGTTCGCTCTTTGCTCACCTTTGATGTCTATTACGATATGTCCGTCATTCATCATGATTGTTCGATCACCAACTTCGAGGGCTTGTTGCATCTGATGGGTTACCATCAAACATGTAATATGATGCTTTTTAACAATCTCTTGGGTAAGCTTCATAATTTTTGCGGCTGCCTTTGGATCTAGTGCTGCTGTATGTTCATCTAGTAATAATAACTTCGGTGGTACAATCGTTGCCATTAACAGTGTTAAAGCTTGGCGTTGACCACCAGATAGATTACCGACTAGCGTATGCATGCGATCTTCAAGTCCCATATCAAGCAATTTTAACTGTTCTTTGAATAGTTCGCGTTCTTTGTTTGTAATCCAAGAAAATGGTGATTTCTTTTCCTTTGCACTTAAGCATGCAAGTGCTAGATTTTCTTCAATTGTCATATTTGGTGCACTTCCCTTTAGTGGATCTTGAAATAAACGTCCAATATAACTTGCCCGTTGATACTCTTTTACATAAGTGATATCAGTATTATCCAAAATGATTTTTCCTTTATCTGGGATAATACTGCCGGCAATAGTATTTAAAATGGTAGATTTACCTGCTCCATTCGAACCAATGATACAAATGAATTCACCTGTTTCCACATGTAAATTTAAATCATGGAGTACATTTTTTTCGTCAATACTTCCTGAATTAAATGTAACTGAAAGATTTTGTATATCTAACATTTGTTATTTCCCCTTTCTCATTTGAAAAGAAAGTTCTTTTTTGATTGTTGGTGCTGCTACTGCAAGTGCTACAATCAAAGCCGTCACTAGTTTTAATGATTGCACGTTGATAATCTTTGTCTGCAAAATAACCGCATAAATCATTCGATATACAACATTACCAACAAAACAAGCTGTTAAATTACGTGATAATGACTTTCTACCTTGTATCAATGATTCACCAATGATTAAACAAGCTAAACCAACCACTACAATCCCAGTACCAGCATTAATATCACTTGTTTTATTGAACTGTCCAACGAGTGCTCCACTTAGACCAACAAGCATGTTAGCCATAACGAGTCCAAGTGTAATCATATTCTTAACATTTACACTAGATGCTGTTACCATCGCACGATTATCTCCTGTTGCACGTAGTGATAGTCCTAGTCTAGTTGATAAAAATAGACGTAATAGAATCATACAGAGAACTAATACTACAATTACGAATATGCTAGCATACCAACTGCCACCAATATTTGTTTTCTTTAGGATTGTAAATATTGTTGCTTGTTTTAAAAGTGATATTTGGCTTGACCATCCCATGACGAAGAGATTGATCGTATATAATCCTGTACTTGTAATAATTCCTGAAATAATGGAAGGAACACCCATACGAGTTTGTAAGAAGGCAGTTACATAACCAGCAATACCACCTGCAAGCATACCTAATAGAATTCCTAATATTGGGTGACCAGCATATGCACAAGATACAGAGATTGCCATACCGAGCACGAAGCTTCCATCTGTTGTTAAATCAGCGATATCTAACAGACGGTAACTAATAAATAAAGCAATTGATACAAATGCATATAAAGTACCTAGTTCTAAAGTAGTTTGAAAAATACTTAGCATAGTATCCCTTACTTTCCAGTTGTTTCAACTGTCATTACTTGGCCAAAATCTGCGAAGATTTCTGGATTTACAGCTAACTTTTCCGCTACTTCTGTATTTACAGTGATAATTCCACCATCTAGTGTGATAAATTCTTCTGCCTTTTTAAATCCTGGCTGTAATACCTCATAGGCAAGCTTAGCTGTCTTAATACCAGCATCTGTATAATTCACTCCACAAGTCGCAAATGCACCTGATCGAACAAAGGAATCTGCTCCTGCATAATGTGGAACATTTGCATTCATGAATGCCTCATAGATAGCAAGTTCAGAAGACATAATCACGTTATCTGTTGGTGTAAATACTGCATCCACCTTACTTGCGATAAGAGATGATGCAGCAGCGATTACTTCTTGGCTTGTATTTGCTGTCGCTTCAATATATTTAATTTTCTTTTCATCTAAAATCTTTTTCACTTCTGCAATTGGCTTTTGTGAGTTTGCTTCTGAATTTGAATAGAGTAAACCTACTGTCTGTAAGTTTGGATTTTGTTTTAACATCATATCAACAAACTGCTTTGTATTGAGTGCATCAGAAGTACCTGTTACTC
This genomic window from Solobacterium moorei contains:
- a CDS encoding restriction endonuclease subunit S, which codes for MENRKMVPEIRFSGFTDPWEQRKLSEIATMHARIGWQNLRTSEFLDQGDYMLITGTDFDDGRINYSTCHYVEKERYNQDPHIQIQNGSILITKDGTLGKVAFVQGLELPATLNAGVFNVEIIDEDYVDGKYLFQYLKAPFLMDYVGQKATGGTIKHLNQNILVNFPVVLPQKAEHEKIGEFFESIDHLITLHQRKLEKLKTFKKAMLDKMFPKNGKLVPEIRFSGFTDPWEQCKLGELLQTLPFKQFLKVPEADGKYEIIQQGNEPVIGLANGTPCGDYKDVVIFGDHTLSLYKPHRPFFVATDGVRIVKGQQYTDGYYLLSLLEKYKPQNEGYKRYFSILAEANCITTYNVSEQKQIGFFFWYMDHLITLHQRKLEKLQNIKKSMLNKMFI
- a CDS encoding type I restriction-modification system subunit M, which gives rise to MNKQELASKIWAGANELRGKVSASSYKDYMLGLIFYKYLSEKEERYLKEKLYFDEGFSELTEDDEDTVKNCEDNIGYFIENKNLFSYWINQGSDFTIADVRTALSAFNRHIGSNYRKVYDSIFDALNSGLNDFGTGDSERTKAIRKLLNLIQQIPVDGSQDYDVLGFVYEFLLKNFAANAGKAGEFYTPHEASIIMSEIIANHLKDRNEISIYDPTSGSGSLLINIGKSVARYVDNPNKIKYYAQELILETYNLTRMNLIMHDILPDNVIVRNGDTLVNDWPFFDENDKERTYYPVFVDGCCSNPPYSQSWKNDDADNDKRFDDYGIAPKSKADYAFLLHNLYHLKSDGIMAIVMPHGVLFRGGDEGIIRKNLIERSNIETIIGLPANMFFGTGIPTIIIILKKQRNTNDVLFIDASKGFAKDGNKNKLRAQDVRKIVDTAINRETIDGYSRLVEKKEIEENDYNLNIPRYVDSSESQEKWDIYATMFGGIPNNELVELNQLWSSFPSLKSELFADSEIPYSQIITDDIRKVTLKNKEVKFYLDECKTAFNTFPSYLSSRLIDNYSKVIIAREESVIAEELKKIIRKIPLVDYYSAYQIFDDNWTTISLDLEILQKDGILAARAVDPKMVIKKNSKTNELYEKQEGWIGRILPFELIQAIYFKEEKSKLENLISNLDSEKNEKDELFDAIDPNDKAELVDDDGEVVSKKLNVVFSKLKKEQKNGAIFEDGSYESIIIKIDDINNRMKKLKKDIKDLEENLESETISKIENLSDTEVRELLQKKWIDPLCQSLIGLGKEVINQYLKKLEYLTKKYEITMHDISRQIDESENALSEMLSNLTGNDYDIKGILEFKKLLRGEEDGE
- a CDS encoding helix-turn-helix domain-containing protein codes for the protein MSVSYKKLWKLLIDKNMSKMDLLESAGLSTGTLAKLGKNGNVTTDILVKICKALDCDVSDIMEVVKNNKEDKEV
- a CDS encoding ABC transporter ATP-binding protein, with the protein product MLDIQNLSVTFNSGSIDEKNVLHDLNLHVETGEFICIIGSNGAGKSTILNTIAGSIIPDKGKIILDNTDITYVKEYQRASYIGRLFQDPLKGSAPNMTIEENLALACLSAKEKKSPFSWITNKERELFKEQLKLLDMGLEDRMHTLVGNLSGGQRQALTLLMATIVPPKLLLLDEHTAALDPKAAAKIMKLTQEIVKKHHITCLMVTHQMQQALEVGDRTIMMNDGHIVIDIKGEQRANMSVYDLMERFHANTGSNLADDRILLAK
- a CDS encoding ABC transporter permease, yielding MLSIFQTTLELGTLYAFVSIALFISYRLLDIADLTTDGSFVLGMAISVSCAYAGHPILGILLGMLAGGIAGYVTAFLQTRMGVPSIISGIITSTGLYTINLFVMGWSSQISLLKQATIFTILKKTNIGGSWYASIFVIVVLVLCMILLRLFLSTRLGLSLRATGDNRAMVTASSVNVKNMITLGLVMANMLVGLSGALVGQFNKTSDINAGTGIVVVGLACLIIGESLIQGRKSLSRNLTACFVGNVVYRMIYAVILQTKIINVQSLKLVTALIVALAVAAPTIKKELSFQMRKGK
- a CDS encoding ABC transporter substrate-binding protein, encoding MKKLVQVICVLLCSMMIGCSLPSASKKDAKKYVIVKQLDHASIDEIAVAIENELKELDKTAEVEIYSGQNEQSTLMQVGKQAVTDGADVIIPIGTLAAQTMVVASEDTEIPVVYATISDPEAASLTGIDRVTGTSDALNTKQFVDMMLKQNPNLQTVGLLYSNSEANSQKPIAEVKKILDEKKIKYIEATANTSQEVIAAASSLIASKVDAVFTPTDNVIMSSELAIYEAFMNANVPHYAGADSFVRSGAFATCGVNYTDAGIKTAKLAYEVLQPGFKKAEEFITLDGGIITVNTEVAEKLAVNPEIFADFGQVMTVETTGK